The Bubalus bubalis isolate 160015118507 breed Murrah chromosome 21, NDDB_SH_1, whole genome shotgun sequence genome segment tatttttaaattgggtcGTCTTTGTGAttgatttagtttttaaaaatatgttctggATAGTAGATCCCCACCAGATACACGATTTGCAAATTTCCTCCCATATTatgggttatcttttcacttttttgttccagttcttgactcaagttttttaattttcacGAAGCCCAGTTTGCttctttgtgcttttgttttcacaTCTGAGAAGCCATTCCCTCATCCAAGGTCAGAGAGATCTTCAGTTATGCTTTCTTCTAGCCATTTTATAGTTACAGCTCTTAGGTTAGACCTGGGATCCACTTTGAGTTCCTTTTTGTGTCTGGTACACAGGCAGAGGTCCAAACCCTCTCTGCTGTGTGTGACTATTCAGCAATCCCtgcattatttattgaaaagactgttgcCTTTATTGAGTGGTCTTGGAGCAATTTATTTTTGGCACaaacatagatatatatgtagcttcagttcagttcagtcgctcagttgtgtctgactctttgcgaccccatggactgcagcacggcaggcctccctgtccttcaccaactcccagagcttactcaaactcatgtccatcgagtcagtgatgccatccaaccatctcatcctctgttgtccccttctcctccagccttcaatctttcccagcatcagggtcttttccaatgagtcagttcttcgcatcaggtggctaaagtattggagtttcagcttcagcatcagtccttgcaatggatattcaggactgatctcctttagaatggactggctggatctccttgcagtccaagggactctcaagagtcttctccagcaccacagttcaaaaccatatGTAGGTGTGTTTCCTATTCTTTTCAATATTGTTGACGTACTTTTGGGAGGGCTGCACCTTGGGGTTTGGggggatctaagttccctgaccagctgTGGAAACGAGTCCTAATCGCAGGAACTCCAGAAGTCCCTTATTCTTAAGGTGATTTTAATAATAAAGCGGTCACCAACGCAACCCACGTTGGCGGAGCCTCCAGTGCTGGCCTCGGGGGTGAGCTGTGGAGGGCTCCCCAGAGTCTCCGTCCTCAGGGGCCACACAGGAAAAGGGACGAAGAACACCAGGGCGCCGTGGACACAGACCCTGCGTGGATCCCGCAGGAGCGGGGGGCGGTGGGGCGGTGGCGGGACGTCCGGCGAGGGAAGCAAGGGCCGGCAGGACCGCTCGGGGAGGCGGCGAGGCGGCCGCGGGGTCATCGGCCTACGCGCCGGGTTGGACGACGAGCCAAGCGGCAGGCTCGCCCTCAGCTAGTGGCCGCCGGACGGCTCCGCCCCTCCAGGCAGGCTCCGCCCCGTGTGACGTCACGCTCCCGGCGGGCCCTGGGCACCGCCCGCCGGCCGCGCATGCGCGCCTGGGACGCTCCGCCGCGCGCTTGGGCGCTGACCAGCCTGCGTCGCGCACGGCGTCGCGCACGGCGGCCAGCCTGCGTCGCGCTCGGCGGGTGTGCGTGCGGGGCGGTGCTTCCGGCGAGGCGGTGGCTGGACGCGCCGCGGCCCAAGATGGACGAGTCGGCGCTGCTTGCCGCCGCGGGCCCGGACGCGCTCGGGCCCCAACTCGGCGGTGTCCTCGGCCGGCCCCGCAGAGCCCCGGGCCCCGCGCGCCACCGCTTGCTGCTGCTGAGGGAGCCCGAGGGCGGCGCGCGGGGCTCGCGCTGCGGGGAGGCCGGACCGCCGGCCGCCGCCGGCGGCGACTCTCTCGTGGTGCTGCTGGACGTGGCGCGCGGCGCGGCCGCGGCCCCGGGGCGGCGGGAGCCGGAGCCCGAGCCCCGCGCCGCCTCGAGCCCGGCCGGCCGCCCCGCGCAGGCCCCCGGCGCCGCGCCCCTCGGGGGCCCCGGGGCCGCTGGCCCCCAAGACCTGCTGGTGCGCCTGGAGCGCGGCGTCCTCGCGCTGGCCGCGCCGTCGCAGGGCCCGCCCCCCGGCCAAGAGGCCGGCAGCCCGGCCGAGGCCCGCCGCGCGCCCGCCGGCCCCGGCTACCGATGCCCGGAGCCGCAGTGCGCGCTCGCCTTCGCCAAGAAGCACCAGCTGCAGGTGCACCTGCTGACGCACGGCAGCGGCCAGGGCCGGCGGCCCTTCAAGTGTCCGCTGGACGGCTGCGGCTGGGCCTTCACCACGTCCTACAAGCTCAAGCGGCACCTGCAGTCGCACGACAAGCTGCGGCCGTTCGGCTGCCCGGTGGGCGGCTGCGGCAAGAAGTTCACCACCGTGTACAACCTCAAGGCGCACATGAAGGCGCACGAGCAGGAGAGCCTGTTCAAGTGCGAGGTGTGCGCCGAGCGCTTCCCCACGCACGCCAAGCTCAGCTCGCACCAGCGCAGCCACTTCGAGCCCGAGAGGCCCTACAAGTGCGACTTTCCCGGTGAGCGGCGCGGGCGGGGCGcggtgtctcctctccttcagacCCGGGGTCGCGGCGGCTCCCGGACCCCGGCGTGGCCGCGAAATAGCTCGGGGAATCTCGGAGCCCTCCCCCGGGTGCGGGTGCGTCCGATGAGCGAGACCACAAGGCGTCTTCCCACCGACAGAGCCGGAGGCAGGTCTGGTCACTGGGAAACGCTCAGTCCGGCTTGCGGGCGCGCACCCCGGGCTGCAGGAACGCTGGGCCGCCCTGCAGCCGGGCGAGACTTTAGGGCGCCCCAGGGGATTATCGCCCGGCGCGGCGCATCCGCTTTTTATGCCGTTAAaacttttgtttggtttggacTTCATTGTTGTGTGAAGTTCTGAAACTCGTCTTCATCTTCAGATGGAGAGTCCCGGCGAGGTGGGTCCGGTGGGTGAGTGTCCGTGGACTCTCCGCCCGGATAGGCGGCTCCAGCAGTGGAGGGCGTGTGCCGGcgaaggaggggctggggggctggggcctGCTGCGGAGCCAAGGCAGGGAATGTGGGCAGGTGGGAGGCTTCTGGAGGGCCTTCCTTAAAAGAGAAGCTGGAGTGTGCGCCCGGCAAGTGGTTGATGTGTTGTGGACCGGGAGTGCGCTCTGCATAGTGTCCAGGTTACGGAAGTGTACTGGAATGAGGGATTTTGAAAGGGCGGAAGAAATGTCAGATGTTAGGGAATTCTCTCTGATCTTCCTCTGTGCCCTGGCGGGTCCTGTGCACCCCGTCTCCGTGGAGAGCCTGGGTGGAGGGCACTCTCTCTGTTCCACACTCGGCACCTGAGGGCGGCTTACAGGCTGCTCTAGTGAAAAGCTCAGAGGGCGTCCATCTGAGCACAGTGCTAGCAGGATCAGGGATCCACCTGCTTTGGGCACGGGGTCACCCCGGGGGTTTTGAGGTGAATGATCTGTGGGTTGTCTGTCCCGGGTGGGCGGAAGGAGGAGTGGAGTGTTCCAGACCGCAGGGGCCTGAGGGTTGACCCAGGTGGAGGCTGTGGGTCACTGAGCGGCTCCAGCTGGGGAGGATTGAGACGCTGGGTCCTGCGGCTTCTCTGTCGGTCGGGGGAGGGTGTGTCTTGCTGAGGCAGACTTCCAACTTTGCTTGTTTAGATGTGTCTACCTGACCGAGGGGGAGCCCAAAGTGAGGATTGGCCAGGGCCGCTGGGAAGGGACAGATGGGTACgtgaggaggggtgggggccGTTTGGGGAGATTAGCGTTTCCCTGCTCATTATCACTGCAGAGAGGAGGGGCGACAGGCTCTGTGCCCATGGCGGCCCCGGGAGGGCTTGAGAGGGGCCATAGCGCCCACTGCTCACAGACATCTTGCAGACTCGTGGGTCCTACCCGGTGTGAGCACTGACCTTTTCTGTCGAAGGAGAGctggttgtttagtagctaagtcgtgtccagctctgcttCTCCATGGACAGCCTACTttttccaccaggctcctctgtccatgggatttcccaggcaggaatactggaatgggttgccatttccttctccaggggatcttcctgatcccggGATCaagtctgggtctcctgcactgcaggtggattctttaccagggagccaccagggaaggagctGATGGCTTCTAGCTCTCCCCAGTGGAGAGCTTAGTGATGTTTGAAGTCCCGTGGGTCAGCCCGGTTGAAGATGCAGATGGGAAAAGGCCATGTAAGCGCAGATGAGCCCGGTGACTCGTGACAGAGCAGGAAACCCCAAGGAGACAGGCCAGGGGGAGGAGGAGCTCACGGCAGGGGTCGGTCTGCCTCCGGGAGGGTGTGCCCAGGGATGGGGGGTTGTGCCTGATTCCGCAGGTGGGGGAACCTCAGGTGTTACTGCGGTGGCTGGCAGCCCTTTCAGGCTCAGCCCGACCACACAGAATCTGGTTCCTTAGTGTCTGGTTCATCTTGTTGGCTTTACGGGTCGTTGAGTTCCCGCCACGCCTGGAGGGTCTGTCGTGCTGAGCTGGGAGCTGATGGGTGCATCGGAGGACGATCGGGTGGCCACGTGGGGCAGGTGGCCTGTGAACTGCCCCGCACCGCCCCGACTTCAGCCTCCAGGGAGGCCCTCGAGTCGTCCTCCTCCTGTGTGCCCCGGTGCCAGCGGTGCCCGGGGGGTGACCGGGTTAGCTCTGTAACGTGCCTTCTGTCCCGCCAGTGAGCAGGCTCTGTGTTTCTCTGTTCAGGCTGCGAGAAGACATTCATCACCGTGAGTGCTCTGTTTTCCCACAACCGGGCCCACTTCCGGGAGCAAGAACTCTTTTCCTGCTCCTTTCCCGGATGCAGCAAACAGTACGACAAAGCCTGTCGCCTGAAGATCCACCTGAGAAGCCACACAGGTAACGAGCCCGGGACGTCCGGCCCCCGCCCGCCATCTGCGCAGTTCCCGGTTGTGATCACGAGGTGTGGTTTTCCTTTCCTAAGGTGAAAGACCTTTTATCTGCGACTCTGACAGTTGTGGCTGGACCTTCACCAGCATGTCTAAGCTCTTGAGGCACAAGAGGTAACCTTTACATTTGGGTTGAATTCTTCGTCTTGAAAAAGAGTGAGTTATTGGTTAGTAGCAGGAGCCTGTGGATGGGATAATCTGTGGATTTCTTTAAGTTATGAAAAACAAGGGTGGATaacttggaaaattcagaaagtttataagaagaaaaacacacagaatCCGATCACTTAAAGTTAGTTTTTTCTGTGTgtacttgtttttaaatttagttagTATGCTTAACATTCAGCTTGATTTTTAGAAAAGATAAGGTTATGGACTAAGCCTTCCTCGTGCCATCATCACTTCCGTGCTTGTGGTGACCCCTTGAGGGACTGGGCCTTGTGCAGGTGACCCTTGGCGCTTGGCCTTTGTCCCGCGTCCGGCCTCTCAGCAGCTCTGACGCTGAAGCGCTTGTCCTGTTTTTCCTGGGGACCCAGAGAGCTGGGAGGTTCTGTCCTTGCACAGCGGGGGCTGAGGGCATCTACACGGAGAAAGACCGTGTGCATGTCAGGCGAGGTCCCCTGCCGCAGGGACAGCCTGTGTGGTAGCGGGTGACTGAATGGGGGAGGCGGCTGCTCCTTCCTGCGTGGAAGCTCTGAGTCTGACTGTGATCGGCTCCGTCAGGCAGGAGGGCTTCTGCCCATGAGGGTTAGGCACCAAATCCAGGCTCTTCTGAGATGTGTCGTTTTCCCCTGTGACGCGGAGAGCGCGTGGGTGGGTGCGTCTTGCAGAGCTGTGGCCGCAGCAGTGACGTGCGTGGTCACCCTCGCTGCCGTCTGTCCCGCAGGAAGCATGACGATGACCGCCGCTTCCCCTGCCCCGTCGAGGGCTGTGGCAAGTCGTTCACCCGGGCTGAGCACCTGAAGGGCCACAGCGTCACCCACCTGGGCACCAAGCCCTTCGCCTGTCCCGTAGAAGGTGGGTGTGAGCAGCCCCACGGCTGCCTGGCGCTGCGGGTGGAAGCGTCTGAGGTGCCAAGTGGGCCGGGGCGTGGGGTGTGGTCTTAGCCGGGGGCGTGCGTCTTGGGAGCAGAGTGCTAGCAAGCAGGTGCGGAGTCGGACCGCTGGACCTGGGGCCTGGGGCTGTGGCTCTGCCGAGTCCCCGCCGGCCGAGTCCCCGCTGGCTTGACGCTTGTGAGGATTTGGCGTCATACTGTGGGGAAAGTGCTGTTCAAAGGAGACACTGCAGACCCACCTGAAGCCGGTGGTCTAACCAGACACAGACCTGCGTCTCCGCAGGGCTGCAGTCGGGGGGCAGGCCACAGGCGCACAGCCAGCGTGTGGGGTGCTGGGGACATGACGGCAGTCACCCAGACTGTGCTGGGGTGGGCCGGGGAGGGGTTGGAGACAGAAGTGCCGGTGGCGGGCTGAAGACGGCCTGGGCCTGGCAGGGCTTCTCCTGGTGCAAGTGTGTGCGGCCCCCTGGGAAGGTGGGCGGGAGCTGGGGTCCGCAGGGAAGTTTGTCGCGGGAGGGTCGTTGCTGCCTTTCCCTTGGGCAGGGTAGCTTGGTAGAAGCGTGAGGACTGTGGGAATGTCTTTGTGAAGAGGTGACGCGCGTCTCGGTAGACCGCTACACTCAGGAAGAGGTGGTCGTTGACACACGTGGACACGCGCGCGTGCTGCTGGGCATCACGGAAACCCGGGCAAAAGTGAGATCCTTTGGGCTGGCCAAAAGTTTCCTTCagcttttaagtaaaaataaaagacacatttctcACATTCACCAAGAACCCTATTGAGTTCCTCACCATTTTGTTCAGCTACCCTGTGCATTTCTCAGCTGGCaccataattccatcttccccagACTTTTTCCCCCCACGTAGCATTCTTTATTTCAAGGTCTCGTAGCCCAGTAAGAACACGGTTGCTGGCATTTACAGCGTTTGGGGAAGCCCTTGTATTCTCCTCCAGCCATACTCTCTGGTTTATTTGCAGCAAGAACATCAAAACAAATGCAGCTGGACagttctttccattttgtttaaaaaCTGGAGCAACCCGTTTTCCCACATTCTACAGTAGCCTCATTCCATCCAAACACCAAACAGAAGAGTTCTCAGCGCGTCTTCATTCAGGTTCTGCACGCGCTCAGTCTTCCACTGGGTCCAAGGGGCGGTGGGTCATTGGAAAGCCGCTCGTGTCAGCAACTCTTGTGAATCAGAATTACATTCTTGAGATGTGGTCCCATCAGCAGGCCAGCATTTCCTTGTGCCCcctgttctttcttctttaacttttcattttatcttgGAGGCCACTTCATTAGTCCTTAGCAGCGTTGTGAGGGTTTCGGGTATATGACGAAGGGTCCGGACGCGCACACACACGCGTGtcccttctcccccagcccccccAGGTGGCCCTGTGACCCTGAGCGGAGCCCCGTGTGTTGTGCGGTGGGGCCTTGTTGCTCACGTGTGTGAAACACGCAGCGTGTGTGCAGGGCTCTCCGTCCTGCCCCGGCACGCATAAGCTCGTTCTCCAAGCTTTTGAGTTTGTTTCTGGTCTGTGAGTGAGCGAGTTTGTACCGTTACTTTTTCAGACCCCACATATGAGGGGGTCACGTGatatttctccttcccttccttcactcGGCAGGAGACTCTGGGTCCTCCACGCTGCTGCACGTGGCATCGCTTCATCGTGTTGAGTGGCCGCGTAGTAGCCCACGATGGGCATGTCCCACGTCTCCTTTGTccactcctctgtcgatggacagcTCACCCCCACGTCCTGGCTCTTGCAGGcagcgctgcagtgaacactgcgGTGTGTGTGCCCCTTTGGATCGTGTTTTTCTCCGGACACGTGCCCGAGCGGGCTGCAGGGTCGTGTGGTGGCTGTGTGTCTAGTTGTTTAAGGGCCTCCACACTTGCAGAGCGGCCGCACCGTTTACATCCCGCCAGCAGTGCCGGAGGTTCCGTTCCCGCCACGTCCTCACCtgcatttactgtttgtggatTTGATTGGCTGTGTGCCTGTGCGGGGCCTCTGTTGCCGTGCGGGCTTTCCCTAGTGCGGCGAGCAGGGCTGCCCATCGCTGCGGGGGCAGCGGCTTCTCTCGCTGTGGCGCGTGGCCTTCAGTGGCTGCAGCTCCTGGgtgctggagcacaggctccgtaGTCGTGGCACATGTGTGGCCTTAGTCGCTCTAAGACGggcgggatcttcccaggccagcgACTGACGTTGCCTCTCCTGCGCTGACAGGCGGCTTCCTCACcactgagccgtcagggaagccctgtgtgtggACTTCGTGATGACGGCCCTTCTGAGTGGTGTGAAGTGGTCCCTCCCTGTGGTTTtggcttgcatttctctgataattggcgacattgagcaccttttcatgtgcctcttggccgtCTGTATGTCGTCCTTGGAGACATGTCCACttgggtcttctgtccattttctgGTTGGGTTCTCTGTTTTGATGATGCTAAGCCTCGAgagctgtttataaattttggagactgATCCCATGTCAGttacattatttgaaaatattttctccctttctgtgggttgtctttttgttttatggtttcctCTGTTATGCAGTAACTTtcgagtttaattaggtccctttttttttcaatttttgtttttatttccattattctgagaGATGGATTGAAAAAGATACTGGCACAATCCATCTCAGAGGAtgttctctgtttttctctgctgctgctgctaagtcgcttcagttgtgtccgactctgtgcgaccccatagacagcagcccaccaggctcccccgtccctgggattctccaggcaagaacactggagtgggttgccatttccttctccaatgcatgaaagtgaaaagtgaaagggaagtcactcattcacgtccgacccttagtgaccccatggactgtagcctaccaggctcctccgtccatgggacgtaccaggcaagagtactggagtggggtgctgttttcctctaggagttgtatagtgtctagtctcacatttaggtctttaatccatgtgGAACTTATCTTTGTGCGTGgtgttaaagaatgatctaatttttttttttttttttagcatgtagctgtccagttttcccagcaccatttgttgaagagactgtctttgcaaCATTGTGTAGTCTTGTCTACTCTGTTGCTGATTAATTGCCTGTttagtgtgtgggtttatttctgggctctatcCTGTTCGTTGATCTGTAGCCCGGACCATCCTGCTTTGATGCCTGTAGCTCTGCAGTGTGATCCGAACAAAGTCAAGGAGCTTGAGTCCTCCagctctgtctttctttctcaagattgttttgatgaTTCAGGGTCCTTTGTGTCTTTGtacaaatttaaaacttttttttgttaTAGCTCTGTGAAAACTCTtgttggtgatttgatagggattgcactgaatctgtggaCTGCCTTGGGCAGTATTTTGTCACTttgacagtattgattcttctgcTCCATGGATGTGGTACATCTGCTTGTATCTTACAGGCTTTGGAATACGCGTCTTTcgtctctttaggtaggtttgtTCCTGCGtagtttattttttctagtaTGGTAAATGGAACTGTTTCTTGAGTCTCCCTTTCTGGTCTCTCCATGTCAGTCTGTAGCAGGGTAGCAGGTCGCGGTGCATGACTTTTCTAAGCTGCGGCTTCGCCAGATCCCCAGGCGAGCTCAGGCAGCCTTATGCTGGCATCCTTAGGACCTTGTGTGTGTAGCGTCGTGtcctctgcaaacagtgacagtttgcATTCTTCTTTTCCGGTTTTGAATtccctttgcttctttttcttctgatggCCCTAGCTCGTACTTGCAAAATTGTggtgaataaaagtggcaagggtgaacatccttgtcttgttctgatcttagaggaaatgctctcAGCTTTCCGCCATTGAGTGTGGTGTTGGTGTGTCGATGAAGTGATGGTGTGTATGCGGCCTGTATTATGCTGAGGCAAGTTCCTTCTGTGCCCACCTTCTGAAgtgtttgtcataaatggatgttgagctTGTCAGCAGCTCTTTCTGCATCATTGAGATAAGTGTGGTTCTGCTCTTCACTTGCGGGTTGGTGTGTCACACTGGTGGTGTGTGGGTCCTGAAATCCTTGCGTCACCGGGAAGGATCCCACTATCGTAGTGTATGacccttttaatgtgttgttggattccaGTTGctcactttttatctttttgagcaaagagtTCTTCCAGATGCCTtctacagtcttccagggaattgaaatttCTTCCACTGAGAGAGTTTTGTGCAGATCGAGTAAATGGAGCCCTGAAGGTGCGGTGTCTGGTCAGCAGGGACGGTGAGTCAGGACTTCCTGGCCGAGCTGTGACAGCTTTTGTCTGGTCATCGAAGAAGCGCACGGTCTCGGTTGTCCTGAGGGAAGAGCGTGTGTTTGCTGCTGCCGGCTCCGCACGCTTTCTCCTCGGGTGCTGCTTTCAGTGGGCCTTGTTGGGAGCAGTGCTCGTTGGAGTGAATCGTCTGGTTTTCTGGAAGAAGCCCGTAACAGAGGACTCCGTTCCAGTCCCACCACAGTCACGACACTGCCTTCTAGGGATGAAGACCAGCCTTGGCGTGGCGGGTGTTGGCTCGTATCCATGGCTTGCCCCATGACCTCCTCCGCTCCACTTTCTCATACAGCACACACTTGTCATGGCTTGTCGCATGTGCTTTAAAAGTGGAAAGTTTTCATTACGTTTCAGTAGAGAATCCCATGTAGAATATGGTCAGGaaggtttgtgtgtttgtgtgaagcCCAGCCTTCAAAGCAGTGACCGTGACCGAGGCGGCCCCGACGCCTCTCGCGCGCGGGGTAGGTGTTCTGAGTGTGTCTGCTGTCCCCACGTGGTGCACCGTTGGCTGTCTCAGTGTTTGAGTTTGGTTGCTTCATCTTCAGCCGATCTCCCAGCCGTGGCGCGCTGTCCGGCCAGGAATCCCCGCGTTTGGTCGTCACTGCGCCGTCTCCACACGCTGCACAAAGCTCCTTTTGTGTCtcagttgcatttttatttttcttgaaatgacaaagCACGGTATGCTGGAGTTGTTACTTCCCCTCCATGTTCAGTATTAGAGTGGCGACACAGAAATTCACGCATCTCGGCGCCTTTGTTGCTTTTATGCACCGCTTTGACACCTGTCACATTCAGTCCAACAAAACTGTTTGGATGAAGTCACAGACAGCGAAGCGCTACTATAGCCATCTTAGGGAGAAGGTCGAACAAACCCTTTGGCCACCCGACAGCTTGTTCTCTGTTGAATTCGTAAGTTTCTACAGCTGGAAGCTGCCTTCTGGCAGGAGCCGGGAGGACGTCCCTGCTGTGGTCAGGCCAGTCCTCAGGAGAGCGGTGTGACCGAAAGTGTGCTCAGCACCGCTGCCGTGTGGCCAGCCTCTGTGAGGGTCCTGGCTGGAGGGGTGGGAACCCAGCACGCTCACCCTGGGACCCCTGGGCCGAGGCCAGAGGGGTCTCTTCTATCTGTTGTGTTTCCCAAGTGCCCTGTCCTGGGTCTGACCTCAGGAAACGGGTTTGAAGTTTTGTTTGCAAATGACCTCAGTTCAGAACTCTTCTCAGAGGCAGCCGACCCTGGCTCCTGCGGCTGTGTCCTCGCTCCAGAGCCTCTTTCCCTGCAAGAACCCCTCCTGCCTCGAGCTGTCCTTCCTGACCCGGGACCCCCGTCCCATCCCTGCTTTATGGACAGACAGCACACGTGGGGCCATCAggtccctcccaccccactgcaGACCCTCGGCCTCAGGCCTTCGTGGCTCTGACAGGCCTGCCCCTCGTCACCTGGAATGTGACGTCTCTCCTGAGACCTGTTCCTGCCCCACAGGTGGACACCGCCCTCGGGCCCAGAGTGCTgggcagcccagccctgcccaccttggtgggctgccgtccgccTCAGCGAGGGCAGCTGGCCGCCTACCGCCATGCCGACCTCCAGTGCTGGGGCCTGGGC includes the following:
- the ZXDC gene encoding zinc finger protein ZXDC isoform X4, producing the protein MRAWDAPPRAWALTSLRRARRRARRPACVALGGCACGAVLPARRWLDAPRPKMDESALLAAAGPDALGPQLGGVLGRPRRAPGPARHRLLLLREPEGGARGSRCGEAGPPAAAGGDSLVVLLDVARGAAAAPGRREPEPEPRAASSPAGRPAQAPGAAPLGGPGAAGPQDLLVRLERGVLALAAPSQGPPPGQEAGSPAEARRAPAGPGYRCPEPQCALAFAKKHQLQVHLLTHGSGQGRRPFKCPLDGCGWAFTTSYKLKRHLQSHDKLRPFGCPVGGCGKKFTTVYNLKAHMKAHEQESLFKCEVCAERFPTHAKLSSHQRSHFEPERPYKCDFPGCEKTFITVSALFSHNRAHFREQELFSCSFPGCSKQYDKACRLKIHLRSHTGERPFICDSDSCGWTFTSMSKLLRHKRKHDDDRRFPCPVEGCGKSFTRAEHLKGHSVTHLGTKPFACPVEDLFPPLGAPSTLMPGGDPGSPGQGEFSHVDLAVLFSDPPADGSAAPGAPDAALGAGILTVDLTPAGTSLGGDLPAGQASFGPMDPLVLVAHSDVPRGPDSPLVLGTAAVGFQQGSLATDDMAAMGTGALGCLVAVPVKNLDQDPQALTPGGPREASSTLEPLVPIKVEPDSPPRAQPGWQQEPGEGASQPAESSPAEQCSPRRDTGLAAGTGGFYLLCDWGRPGVWEPGRHTERGLQEGGGSARTDSQSVQRAKEKRQRGAGSHAGATGESAPSPGDGDICAGPGAWLWGSLAVPGTLPCVQVQLLQVRARVTQTQRDGHTDTHPERHRHQRHRHKTHTHTQRHTHTQRHRQHPHTPLLSRPGVDTFPGQDLGSRMWRDAVTFSLAFWGWQGMGRGEASTPRTRGSDTRHVFAGRLCVRGYGPQG
- the ZXDC gene encoding zinc finger protein ZXDC isoform X3 gives rise to the protein MRAWDAPPRAWALTSLRRARRRARRPACVALGGCACGAVLPARRWLDAPRPKMDESALLAAAGPDALGPQLGGVLGRPRRAPGPARHRLLLLREPEGGARGSRCGEAGPPAAAGGDSLVVLLDVARGAAAAPGRREPEPEPRAASSPAGRPAQAPGAAPLGGPGAAGPQDLLVRLERGVLALAAPSQGPPPGQEAGSPAEARRAPAGPGYRCPEPQCALAFAKKHQLQVHLLTHGSGQGRRPFKCPLDGCGWAFTTSYKLKRHLQSHDKLRPFGCPVGGCGKKFTTVYNLKAHMKAHEQESLFKCEVCAERFPTHAKLSSHQRSHFEPERPYKCDFPGCEKTFITVSALFSHNRAHFREQELFSCSFPGCSKQYDKACRLKIHLRSHTGERPFICDSDSCGWTFTSMSKLLRHKRKHDDDRRFPCPVEGCGKSFTRAEHLKGHSVTHLGTKPFACPVEGCCARFSARSSLYIHAKKHLQDVAAPKSRCPVSSCDRLFASKHSMKAHVLRQHRRPPDLFPPLGAPSTLMPGGDPGSPGQGEFSHVDLAVLFSDPPADGSAAPGAPDAALGAGILTVDLTPAGTSLGGDLPAGQASFGPMDPLVLVAHSDVPRGPDSPLVLGTAAVGFQQGSLATDDMAAMGTGALGCLVAVPVKNLDQDPQALTPGGPREASSTLEPLVPIKVEPDSPPRAQPGWQQEPGEGASQPAESSPAEQCSPRRDTGLAAGTGGFYLLCDWGRPGVWEPGRHTERGLQEGGGSARTDSQSVQRAKEKRQRGAGSHAGATGESAPSPGDGDICAGPGAWLWGSLAVPGTLPCVQVQLLQDEPSGDGVSPLALSPQPPAFHPLLAVDLPVYVLQEVLPAGGGAAVPEDVPCSGGAAGVHAWP